One Lutra lutra chromosome 7, mLutLut1.2, whole genome shotgun sequence DNA window includes the following coding sequences:
- the LOC125104379 gene encoding translation initiation factor IF-2-like has product MSLNNGGQLFEPGLPFHSRYLRSRIPLVPVPLKPHTSFPVTRAPPPSLDPPSPALSLLPLPSPPSQSAGSSSIAPTPPTLALSVPGGPHSSHLFISNHSKGCRALRLSSQRSHFSSAGPVLCQPAPSRLPPHTCLPSHPSGPSTCYSPRSRATEGAGPHAAYLCGALRVRRWGWRRLLRPRRSSCVSDSSAAGGHSRGGARTGSGAAGPQPRARGGVGAGPHWTGAGPKAGSGQKGTEGRGQAEVTSRDGPARSSRWRKRTDAGGSFRQWESADIAGFRCEDFRAELERAGGRPLLAFFLVAGFGVAQRPVGRKRTS; this is encoded by the exons ATGAGTCTCAACAATGGTGGACAGCT CTTTGAGCCCGGCCTCCCCTTCCATTCCCGCTACCTTCGCTCCCGGATCCCTCTGGTCCCGGTCCCCTTGAAGCCCCATACCTCCTTCCCGGTTACGCGAGCCCCCCCGCCTTCTTTAGACCCCCCCAGTCCAGCCCTATCACTTTTACCTCTACCAAGCCCTCCCAGCCAATCCGCTGGCTCTTCTTCGATCGCCCCAACCCCACCTACCCTCGCCCTCTCAGTTCCCGGGGGCCCTCACTCTTCCCATCTCTTTATCTCAAATCACTCTAAGGGTTGCAGGGCGCTTCGGCTCTCCTCCCAGCGCTCTCACTTTTCCTCCGCGGGCCCCGTGCTCTGCCAGCCCGCGCCTTCGCGtctccccccacacacctgcctCCCCTCGCACCCCTCCGGCCCCTCCACCTGCTACAGTCCCCGCTCCCGCGCGACGGAGGGAGCCGGGCCCCACGCGGCTTACCTGTGCGGGGCGCTCCGGGTCCGCCGGTGGGGGTGGCGGCGACTACTCAGGCCCCGGCGGAGCAGCTGCGTCTCGGACTCCTCCGCAGCCGGGGGCCACAGCCGGGGCGGGGCCCGCACCGGAAGCGGCGCCGCGGGGCCGCAGCCGCGAgcccggggcggggtgggggcggggccacATTGGACAGGGGCGGGGCCTAAGGCCGGAAGCGGCCAAAAAGGGACCGAGGGGCGGGGTCAAGCGGAAGTGACTTCTAGGGACGGCCCCGCCCGATCGAGTCGTTGGCGGAAGCGGACTGACGCTGGCGGAAGTTTCCGCCAATGGGAAAGCGCGGACATCGCGGGGTTCCGGTGCGAGGACTTCCGCGCGGAGTTGGAAAGAGCCGGTGGGCGTCCACTCTTAGCCTTTTTTCTAGTTGCGGGGTTTGGTGTGGCGCAGCGTCCGGTTGGGAGGAAG